A stretch of the Xiphophorus couchianus chromosome 15, X_couchianus-1.0, whole genome shotgun sequence genome encodes the following:
- the paqr8 gene encoding membrane progestin receptor beta encodes MSADILQGFSTLTPSVKQLSRLLRLSDLLPSSLPSPCPTVAASQVPALFREPYILSGYRPIQQDWRCYLLSLFQRHNETLNVWTHLLAAPALLLLWWANVGALGYTLDAASLPLALFMVSSLTYLCLSVAAHLLQSHSERAHYYFFFLDYVGVAVYQYGCSLGHYFYSSEPAWRDSIGLMFLPGAAFFGWLSCAGCCFAKARYRRPYPLQRKICQLIPTSLAYALDISPIAHRLLTVPWSQETSLPFHALQIGSFILAAFFFSCPIPERFFPGRCDFVGQGHQVFHLFLSLCTVFQLEALFLDYARRRDAVLDVFGERQLWWACVSFPCLFMCCVLTALIAMRHMSKILQHVEKKK; translated from the coding sequence ATGTCGGCTGACATTCTGCAGGGGTTCAGCACCTTGACGCCCAGCGTCAAGCAACTCAGCCGACTCCTTCGCCTCTCTGACCTCCTCCCGTCCTCCCTGCCATCACCTTGCCCCACCGTTGCTGCCTCCCAGGTCCCTGCTCTGTTCCGAGAGCCCTACATCCTGTCGGGCTACCGCCCCATCCAGCAAGACTGGCGCTGCTACCTCCTGAGCCTCTTCCAGCGTCACAATGAAACCCTGAATGTGTGGACTCACTTGCTCGCAGCTCCAGCACTGCTGCTTCTCTGGTGGGCCAACGTGGGCGCCCTGGGGTACACCTTGGATGCAGCCTCCCTGCCTCTCGCCCTCTTCATGGTGTCTTCTCTCACATATCTGTGCCTCAGTGTGGCAGCTCACCTCCTGCAGTCTCATTCCGAGCGTGCTCACTACTACTTCTTCTTTTTGGACTACGTGGGTGTGGCGGTGTACCAGTACGGCTGCTCACTCGGCCATTACTTCTACTCCTCTGAGCCAGCGTGGAGAGACAGCATTGGGTTGATGTTTCTGCCCGGTGCTGCCTTCTTTGGGTGGCTCTCCTGCGCCGGCTGCTGTTTTGCGAAGGCCAGGTACAGGCGGCCATATCCGCTGCAGCGTAAAATCTGCCAGCTGATCCCCACCAGCCTCGCCTACGCGCTAGATATTAGCCCCATAGCCCACCGTCTGCTCACCGTCCCCTGGTCACAGGAGACCTCCCTCCCCTTTCACGCCCTGCAGATTGGCTCATTCATTTTGGctgccttcttcttctcctgtccAATTCCGGAGCGTTTCTTCCCCGGCCGCTGTGACTTTGTGGGCCAGGGTCATCAGGTGTTCCACCTGTTCCTGTCCCTGTGCACCGTGTTCCAGCTGGAGGCTTTGTTTCTGGACTACGCCAGGCGACGGGACGCAGTGCTGGATGTGTTTGGAGAACGGCAGCTGTGGTGGGCTTGTGTGTCCTTCCCCTGTCTCTTCATGTGTTGCGTCCTCACAGCTCTTATAGCCATGAGGCACATGAGCAAAATACTTCAACATGTAGAGAAGAAAaagtga